One genomic region from Pseudomonas sp. R5-89-07 encodes:
- a CDS encoding efflux RND transporter periplasmic adaptor subunit produces the protein MQGFAQLFRPWGHPLMLGVVCLMVAACSREEAVPEPAVRSVKVATVHATGADTAPLTGVVRQRQRAALAFEGAGRLMVLNVDVGDAVKQGQVLASLDTAAVRLRLKQAQATLFAGVAQAGERKRNKVRQQQLYAQGSVAASAVEQAEAAWQQAVAQQAADEAALDLVRRDQRQGQLIAPFDGRVVARPAQLYSELSAGQVVMELEASGALQVIVQIPVEQAAGLKPGDHAVAADPAAPGSTLPLVLEGLSTRAQNGLLQSARFHLNAHDLALPSGISLNVRLADPAPLALTIPIQALRMGGDAGQVQVFVYDPTLGKVAQRDITIGLIDQGRVAIDKGLKGGEQVVVTGVAFLTDGQPVNLLSPSSRLSTSE, from the coding sequence ATGCAGGGTTTTGCTCAGTTGTTTCGTCCCTGGGGCCATCCCCTGATGCTAGGTGTTGTCTGCCTGATGGTGGCGGCCTGTTCGCGCGAGGAAGCTGTGCCGGAGCCGGCCGTAAGGTCGGTGAAAGTCGCCACCGTGCACGCCACAGGGGCCGACACCGCGCCGTTGACGGGTGTGGTTCGCCAACGCCAACGCGCTGCCCTGGCCTTTGAAGGTGCGGGCCGATTGATGGTGTTGAATGTCGACGTCGGCGATGCGGTGAAACAAGGCCAGGTGCTGGCGAGCCTGGACACGGCCGCCGTCCGGTTACGCTTGAAACAGGCGCAGGCCACTTTATTCGCTGGCGTGGCACAAGCCGGCGAGCGCAAGCGCAACAAGGTTCGCCAGCAACAGCTGTATGCCCAGGGCAGCGTCGCGGCCAGCGCTGTGGAACAAGCCGAAGCAGCCTGGCAGCAGGCCGTTGCGCAGCAGGCCGCCGATGAAGCGGCACTGGACCTGGTGCGGCGCGATCAACGCCAGGGCCAGTTGATTGCGCCATTTGACGGCCGTGTCGTGGCAAGACCCGCGCAGCTGTACAGCGAGTTGTCGGCAGGCCAAGTGGTGATGGAGCTGGAAGCCAGCGGCGCGTTGCAGGTCATCGTGCAAATCCCGGTGGAACAGGCCGCCGGCCTCAAACCTGGCGACCACGCCGTCGCAGCCGACCCGGCCGCGCCTGGTTCCACCCTGCCGCTGGTACTGGAAGGCTTGTCGACGCGTGCGCAGAACGGTCTGTTGCAAAGCGCACGCTTTCACCTGAACGCCCACGACCTCGCGCTCCCCAGCGGCATAAGCCTCAACGTGCGATTGGCGGACCCCGCTCCGCTCGCGCTGACCATTCCGATCCAGGCCCTGCGCATGGGCGGTGATGCCGGTCAGGTGCAGGTATTCGTCTATGACCCAACCCTGGGCAAGGTCGCCCAACGTGATATCACGATCGGCCTGATCGACCAGGGCCGTGTCGCCATCGACAAAGGCCTCAAGGGCGGCGAACAAGTGGTCGTCACGGGCGTCGCGTTTCTCACTGACGGCCAGCCCGTCAACCTGCTCTCGCCCTCCAGCCGTTTGAGCACATCCGAATGA
- a CDS encoding MipA/OmpV family protein, which produces MNLTTPPTRAVLWGAALLTCCTLMTNAQAADASPAADETTATLGLGMGVTPRYMGADRYRALVLPMFSIQRGVLFADTTRGVGVQFQSDSGFAASAAINYDLGRKEKDSTTRPGDRELSGMGDINGATVADFTLSQQLLDWLSVSGEAELRMAGEHRGNRYRFGLEGILYHAGSDTLVLDIDAHAGDGRYNQTFFGVTQAQSQRSLYGRYDADAGIYAYSAALNWQHSLDAHWSTLASLTLTQYADQARNSPLVRRESAGLGMFAINYTF; this is translated from the coding sequence ATGAACTTGACCACCCCCCCTACCCGCGCCGTGCTATGGGGCGCCGCCCTGCTTACATGCTGCACGCTCATGACCAACGCACAGGCGGCCGATGCCAGCCCTGCGGCCGACGAGACCACGGCAACCCTGGGACTCGGCATGGGCGTCACGCCGCGCTACATGGGCGCCGACCGTTACCGCGCCCTCGTGCTGCCGATGTTCAGCATCCAGCGCGGCGTGCTGTTTGCCGACACCACCCGAGGCGTCGGCGTGCAGTTTCAATCCGACAGCGGCTTTGCCGCCAGCGCGGCAATCAACTACGACCTGGGCCGCAAGGAAAAGGACAGCACGACACGCCCAGGAGATCGAGAACTGAGCGGCATGGGCGATATCAACGGCGCCACCGTCGCCGACTTCACCCTCAGCCAGCAACTGCTTGACTGGCTGTCGGTCAGCGGCGAAGCCGAACTGCGCATGGCCGGCGAGCATCGCGGCAACCGCTACCGATTCGGCCTGGAAGGCATCCTGTATCACGCAGGCAGCGACACCCTGGTCCTGGACATCGACGCTCACGCCGGTGATGGCCGCTACAACCAGACCTTCTTCGGCGTCACCCAGGCACAGAGCCAACGTTCGCTCTACGGGCGATACGACGCCGACGCCGGGATCTACGCCTACTCTGCCGCCTTGAACTGGCAGCACAGCCTGGACGCGCACTGGTCGACGCTCGCCAGCCTGACGCTGACCCAGTACGCCGACCAGGCCCGCAACAGCCCTCTGGTCAGGCGTGAGAGCGCCGGCCTGGGCATGTTCGCCATCAACTACACCTTCTGA
- a CDS encoding efflux RND transporter permease subunit, with product MINLTRHALGASRLTLFTALLILLAGVATFLSFPTQEEPSVTIRDALVSIQYPGLPSERAEELLARPTEEKLRELSQIKNIVTTIHPGSVVIQVTARDEIKDLGVLWQQVRNKVAEAGAGFPPGAQGPFVDDNFGRVAVASIAVTAPGYSMSEMRGPLKRLRDQLGGIPGIGQVTLHGIQDQQLSIDFNPQRLAGLGLSPQQLFQQLQQQNVLAPAGVANIGGQITTLTVTGELLSVDQLRELPIQLPDSSGGAQSVPLGAIAQVSVMAADPPQTAAVYQGQDAVVLAVSMAAGQNIHQFGAALRARLAQLEQQLPLGFSAHMVTFQADVVDQQMAKMKHVMIETVVIVMAVVMLFLGWRTGLVVGAIVPLTILGTLIAMRMLGVELQTVSIAAIILALGLLVDNGIVIAEDIERRLQAGEERRQACEEAGRTLAIPLLTSSLVIVLAFSPFFLGQTSTNEYLRSLAIVLALTLLGSWLLSITVTPLLCLYFAKAAPSEASEGNYNSSFYRGYRAIICRVLQHKTLFLMAMLVLLAAALFELMRVPYDFLPQSDRLQFQVPIALEPGSGSRSTLQSVREISLWLSKEPQVVDSIGYVGDGGPRIVLGLNPPLPAPETAYFTVSVKAGTDIEAVMGNMRRYLLKQHPELRAEPKRFSLGTTEAGVAIYRVIGPDENLLRSLAGQIEKALRNVPGTLDVRDDWSTRLARYTVEVDQHRARRAGVDTQAIAQALQLHFGGIQVSSLQDNETRVPLVVREPAATNHDSPDLRGILVYPADGSTPLPLMAIAHIVASSEPSTLIRRNQERSITVVGHNPSLTATSIVEQLAPQVAALALPPGYRIELGGEIEDSADANQALLQYLPHALIAMLLLFVWQFNSFRKLLIVVSAIPFVLIGVAVALLITGYPFGFMATFGLLSLAGIIVNNAVLLLERIEAEIHAGLPVYEAVVNAAVKRLRPIVMTKLTCIIGLIPLMLFAGPLWEGMAITLMGGLALGTLVTLGLIPVLYVSLFNPGTERLASGKSGSERTP from the coding sequence ATGATCAACCTGACCCGTCACGCCTTGGGTGCGAGCCGCCTGACGCTGTTCACCGCCCTGCTGATTCTGCTGGCAGGCGTGGCAACGTTCCTGAGCTTCCCGACCCAGGAGGAACCCTCGGTGACCATCCGCGACGCACTGGTGAGTATTCAGTACCCCGGGCTGCCCAGCGAACGTGCCGAAGAACTGCTGGCGCGTCCAACGGAAGAAAAACTGCGCGAGCTGTCGCAGATCAAAAACATCGTGACCACCATCCACCCCGGCAGCGTGGTGATCCAGGTAACGGCTCGCGATGAAATCAAGGACCTCGGGGTGCTGTGGCAACAGGTACGCAATAAAGTCGCCGAAGCGGGTGCCGGCTTTCCGCCGGGCGCCCAAGGCCCGTTTGTCGACGACAATTTCGGGCGCGTCGCTGTCGCCTCCATTGCCGTCACCGCGCCGGGCTACAGCATGAGCGAGATGCGCGGGCCGTTGAAGCGCCTGCGCGATCAATTGGGGGGAATACCCGGCATTGGCCAGGTCACCTTGCACGGTATCCAAGACCAGCAGCTTTCGATTGATTTCAACCCGCAGCGCCTGGCGGGCCTGGGTTTGTCTCCCCAACAACTGTTCCAGCAATTGCAGCAACAGAATGTCCTGGCGCCAGCTGGCGTCGCCAACATTGGCGGACAGATCACCACCCTCACCGTGACCGGCGAACTGCTCAGTGTGGATCAACTGCGCGAGTTGCCCATCCAACTGCCTGATTCGAGTGGCGGCGCGCAAAGCGTACCTCTAGGTGCCATAGCGCAGGTGTCGGTGATGGCCGCCGATCCACCCCAGACCGCCGCGGTTTACCAGGGCCAGGACGCGGTGGTGCTGGCGGTGTCCATGGCTGCCGGGCAGAACATTCATCAGTTCGGCGCAGCCTTGCGCGCCCGTTTGGCGCAGCTGGAACAGCAACTGCCGCTAGGCTTTTCGGCGCATATGGTGACGTTTCAAGCCGATGTGGTCGATCAGCAAATGGCCAAAATGAAGCATGTGATGATTGAGACAGTGGTCATTGTAATGGCCGTGGTCATGCTGTTCCTGGGGTGGCGCACCGGGCTGGTGGTGGGTGCCATCGTACCGCTGACCATTCTGGGTACATTGATCGCCATGCGCATGCTGGGGGTGGAGCTGCAAACCGTGTCGATCGCCGCGATCATCCTCGCACTCGGCTTGCTGGTGGACAACGGTATTGTGATTGCCGAGGACATCGAACGCCGGTTGCAGGCCGGTGAGGAACGGCGCCAGGCCTGCGAAGAAGCCGGACGCACCCTGGCAATACCGTTGTTGACCTCATCGCTGGTGATCGTGCTGGCCTTCTCGCCGTTCTTTCTTGGCCAGACCAGCACCAATGAATACCTGCGCTCATTGGCCATCGTGCTGGCACTTACCCTGCTCGGCTCGTGGTTACTGAGCATCACGGTTACGCCCCTGCTGTGCCTGTATTTCGCCAAGGCTGCGCCCAGCGAAGCGTCAGAGGGCAACTACAACAGCAGTTTTTACCGTGGTTATCGGGCCATCATCTGCCGGGTGCTTCAACACAAGACGCTGTTTCTGATGGCCATGCTGGTGCTACTGGCCGCCGCCCTCTTCGAACTGATGCGTGTGCCCTACGACTTTCTGCCCCAGTCGGACCGGTTGCAGTTTCAGGTGCCCATCGCCCTGGAGCCCGGCAGCGGCTCGCGCAGTACCTTGCAAAGCGTGCGCGAAATCAGCCTGTGGCTGAGCAAGGAACCGCAGGTGGTCGACAGCATCGGCTACGTGGGCGATGGCGGGCCGCGTATCGTGCTGGGCCTCAACCCGCCGTTGCCGGCACCGGAAACCGCTTACTTCACCGTCAGCGTCAAGGCGGGGACGGATATCGAAGCGGTCATGGGCAATATGCGTCGCTATCTGCTCAAACAACACCCTGAGCTGCGCGCCGAGCCCAAACGGTTTTCCCTGGGAACCACCGAGGCCGGTGTCGCCATTTATCGTGTGATTGGCCCGGACGAGAACCTACTGCGCTCGCTGGCCGGCCAGATTGAGAAGGCTCTGCGTAACGTGCCGGGCACGCTGGATGTGCGCGATGACTGGAGCACACGCCTGGCGCGCTATACCGTCGAGGTCGATCAGCACCGAGCGCGCCGTGCCGGGGTGGACACCCAGGCCATTGCCCAGGCCTTGCAACTGCACTTCGGCGGCATCCAGGTATCGTCGCTGCAGGATAACGAAACCCGCGTACCCCTGGTGGTGCGCGAACCCGCTGCGACCAACCACGACTCGCCGGATCTGCGCGGCATTCTGGTCTATCCGGCCGACGGCTCGACGCCTTTGCCGCTGATGGCCATTGCACACATCGTCGCGTCCAGTGAACCCTCCACACTGATCCGCCGCAATCAGGAACGCAGCATCACCGTGGTCGGGCACAACCCTTCGCTGACTGCGACCTCCATTGTCGAGCAACTGGCGCCACAGGTGGCTGCGCTGGCCTTACCGCCGGGCTACCGCATCGAGTTGGGCGGCGAAATCGAAGACTCGGCAGACGCCAACCAGGCGCTGTTGCAGTACCTGCCCCACGCATTGATCGCCATGCTGCTGTTGTTCGTCTGGCAATTCAATTCGTTCCGCAAGCTGCTGATCGTGGTCTCAGCAATCCCCTTTGTATTGATTGGCGTTGCGGTCGCGCTGTTGATCACCGGCTACCCGTTTGGCTTCATGGCCACGTTTGGCCTGTTATCCTTGGCGGGGATCATCGTCAACAACGCCGTGTTGCTGCTGGAACGAATCGAGGCGGAAATCCACGCTGGCCTGCCGGTGTATGAGGCGGTGGTGAACGCGGCCGTGAAACGCCTGCGCCCTATCGTCATGACCAAGTTGACCTGCATCATCGGGCTGATCCCGCTGATGCTGTTTGCCGGGCCACTGTGGGAAGGCATGGCGATCACGCTGATGGGCGGGCTCGCGCTGGGAACATTGGTGACTCTGGGGTTGATCCCTGTGCTTTACGTGTCGCTGTTCAATCCAGGCACCGAGCGCCTGGCGTCAGGTAAATCGGGTAGCGAGCGCACGCCATAA